TAGGCAAGGCCCCCAAGCATGAGGCCAACGACGGCGGCCATCAATAACGGGCCGGGATGGCTTCCAAACCAGAACAGGACGAAGCCAATCGAGGTGCCGGCGAGCGACATCATCTTCGCCTTGCGCGGGATAGCTCCACGCTCGCGCCAGTCGCGCAGTGTCGGCCCGAAACGTGGGTGATCGAGCAGCCAGCTTTCGAGCCGGCGCGAGGAGCGGGCAAAACATGCGGCCGCCAGGATCAGAAACGGTGTGGTCGGCAGGACGGGCAGGAAGGCCCCTATAAAGCCGAGCGCAACGAAGAGCAGGCCGGTTGTGAGATAGACAGCGCGCAGGGCAGGGGAGCTTTGCAGGCCTGGCTTCTCGGTCACGATCGTTTCACAGCCTTACCGCTTCGGGCCTGAAGCCGGTGCCGATCAACCGCCCGGTCAGATGCGGAAGGAGCCGTGATCGGGCGATGAAGCGCATAAAGACGGGTGGTCCCGAGGAGGGCGTTCCGCTCTGCGGCTTTCGACGTCGCCGCATCATAAGCTGGACCTTCTGTGTTGCCTTGGTCGGGAAATTTCTGCGCTTTTGGACCGCTCGAAGATGCTTGTCGGTGAGCGTCCCGTTCCGGAGTGGTTCGGAAAGGATGTTGGCGGTCGCGATGGCAGTCTTGGCCTGCCTCGCTAGGGAGGTCCACCGGCTTCGTCGCGACCATCACCTTGACCGCACCCGTCGGCCCGGCCACGACGGCGCCTTCAGCGCACGGATCACCGCCGCCACCGTCCTGGCGTCGGCGCCACGACCGACCCGCATGGCGACGCCGTCAATCTCCAGCTCGATCACGCCGGCTTCTCGCGCGGCCTTCCGCTTCCGTGTCGATCTCGCGCGCTTCCCCGCCGGTTCGGGCTCCGGTGCCGCGACCACTGCTGGAACAAACAATGGCTCCGGTGCCGGCG
This region of Mesorhizobium australicum genomic DNA includes:
- a CDS encoding YbaN family protein → MRAVYLTTGLLFVALGFIGAFLPVLPTTPFLILAAACFARSSRRLESWLLDHPRFGPTLRDWRERGAIPRKAKMMSLAGTSIGFVLFWFGSHPGPLLMAAVVGLMLGGLAYVFTRPS
- the tnpA gene encoding IS66-like element accessory protein TnpA, with product MTISELTLKSRDEEPVRRLEIFTGSGRRREWLPEEKARIVAESYDAGETVSAVARRYALSPQQLFAWRLSARVPLGNAPAPEPLFVPAVVAAPEPEPAGKRARSTRKRKAAREAGVIELEIDGVAMRVGRGADARTVAAVIRALKAPSWPGRRVRSR